TATGCCATTCTTAGAAATTAATTTTATTTTTTTAAGATTATTTCATTAATCACTGATATCATAGGGGTTCTTTAAAATTTTTATAAATGAAGTTTTAATTCATATTGATAAGTAAATTGATTATAATTAAAGTGTTCGAAAAATAATTTGCGATTATGCAAATTATTTTCCGAATTTTAATTCTATTAAACTCTACCCTACTTTCCTATTTGCAACCTGATTTAAATTATGATAAGTGATATCAACATATTGAGAAGTCATGGCACTAAGTAGTGAACTATAATTTAACTTGAACTTTAAAGTGTCTCCTACTGCTAATGACTTATCAAAGTCAGTTACATCAACTATTAAGTGGTCACTACTTCCGCCTTCTACTTCTACTCCCTTATCTATAGGAATTAGGCCATCTATATCTATATCCTGTCTTCCAATCCCTAAAATAGCTCGTTTTCTAATACCTGTTTTAGTAATTATGCTCTCTTCACCAAAGGCATTCTGACCTCTAGCCCCTTCAGGTTGGGCCGGTTTATCCTTTAATTCAACAATTTCAGCTCTTAATAAGAAAGCATCTTGACATGTACCAGGAAAAGGCTCTCTATTAATCACATTACTTCCAATTAGAATTGTTTCACCTACTCGTAGTTGTGTAATAGAATCTGGTAACCCTTTCTCTTTTAATCGCGGTAATGAACTACTATTACCTCCTGAAATATGCTTAAGGTTTAAACCAAACTTATTATTTATTCTATCCGTTAAATCAATTAATAGTTGCATATTTTTATCCGAAGGTAATACTCCACCAAAACATGCTAGATTAGTACCAAGGCCAACTAACTCTATATTAGATAAATTAGTAATTCTATCTACAACTGAAATCACATTCTCTGGCATAATTCCTTCTCTTCTATCTCCTACATCTACCATTAAAATAATCTTATGTCTTTTATTTGCTTTTTTCGCTTCTTTATCTAAAGCTTTAATGATCTTAATCTCAGAATTAAGACTTATATCTGCATACTTTACTACCTTAGAGACTTCACTTAACATTGGAATTCTAAGTAGCATCAATTCTAAGCCGGATAAATCTAAATTCTTGCGTAAATATTCTAAATTTTCAATTCTGGAATCAGCCAGTCCTTTAACACCACCTGCTAACA
The sequence above is a segment of the Selenihalanaerobacter shriftii genome. Coding sequences within it:
- a CDS encoding alanine/ornithine racemase family PLP-dependent enzyme, which translates into the protein MSNPKVEINIRKLIANTKTIVDLAKNESIEVMGVGKAVCADLEVAKAMLAGGVKGLADSRIENLEYLRKNLDLSGLELMLLRIPMLSEVSKVVKYADISLNSEIKIIKALDKEAKKANKRHKIILMVDVGDRREGIMPENVISVVDRITNLSNIELVGLGTNLACFGGVLPSDKNMQLLIDLTDRINNKFGLNLKHISGGNSSSLPRLKEKGLPDSITQLRVGETILIGSNVINREPFPGTCQDAFLLRAEIVELKDKPAQPEGARGQNAFGEESIITKTGIRKRAILGIGRQDIDIDGLIPIDKGVEVEGGSSDHLIVDVTDFDKSLAVGDTLKFKLNYSSLLSAMTSQYVDITYHNLNQVANRKVG